One Actinomadura viridis genomic region harbors:
- a CDS encoding ABC-F family ATP-binding cassette domain-containing protein, which yields MLEPALIAHDLVRAFGTRRVLDGVSLTAAPGRRIGLIGENGAGKSTLLRLLAGLDEPDSGTVVRPPDLGFLHQETPFDPASTIADVLDDALREAREDLAELDRLTRALAAVPRDSPDHAGLLAAYGERLDHAQRHAAWDADRRAGIVLAGLGLGDLPHDRTLASLSGGQRGRLSLAALLARRPAALLLDEPTNHLDDEAAAFLEKELRDLPGVVVAASHDRTFLDAVCTDLIDLDPALSGPTRYGGGYTAYQAEKGAERERWRRRFTEEQEELAGLRRSVAVTARRVAPGRERRDNDKMGYDRTGGRVEKQVSRRVRDAARRLETLERARVPEPPEPLRFRPAALASAASEGTVISLRDVRVPGRLALDRLDVTAAERLLVTGVNGAGKSTLLAVLAGRLEASGEVRRRPGLRVGLLTQDTVFDRPGRTVRDTYERALGAERAASVPLDSLGLLGDRDLDRRVGELSAGQRRRLALALLVADPPELLLLDEPTNHLSPRLSDELEDALGTAPGAVVVAAHDRWLRSRWPGREIRLDPGTRR from the coding sequence ATGCTCGAACCGGCCCTGATCGCCCACGACCTCGTCCGCGCGTTCGGCACCCGCCGGGTGCTCGACGGCGTCTCCCTCACCGCCGCGCCCGGCCGGCGGATCGGACTGATCGGCGAGAACGGCGCCGGCAAGTCCACCCTGCTGAGGCTGCTCGCCGGGCTGGACGAACCCGACTCCGGGACCGTCGTCCGTCCCCCCGACCTCGGGTTCCTGCATCAGGAGACGCCGTTCGACCCCGCGTCGACGATCGCCGACGTGCTGGACGACGCCCTCCGCGAGGCGCGCGAGGACCTCGCCGAACTCGACCGGCTCACCAGGGCGCTCGCCGCCGTCCCGCGGGACTCGCCCGATCACGCGGGGCTCCTCGCCGCGTACGGCGAACGGCTCGACCACGCGCAGCGGCACGCGGCGTGGGACGCCGACCGGCGCGCCGGGATCGTCCTCGCCGGGCTCGGCCTCGGGGACCTGCCGCATGACCGCACCCTGGCGTCCCTGTCCGGCGGGCAGCGGGGCCGGCTCTCGCTGGCCGCGCTGCTCGCCCGGCGTCCGGCGGCCCTGCTGCTGGACGAGCCGACCAACCATCTCGACGACGAGGCCGCCGCGTTCCTGGAGAAGGAGCTGCGGGACCTGCCCGGGGTCGTGGTGGCGGCCAGCCACGACCGGACGTTCCTCGACGCCGTGTGCACCGATCTGATCGACCTCGATCCGGCGCTGTCGGGCCCCACCCGGTACGGCGGCGGCTACACCGCCTACCAGGCGGAGAAGGGGGCGGAACGGGAACGGTGGCGGCGCCGCTTCACCGAGGAGCAGGAGGAACTCGCCGGGCTCCGCCGTTCGGTCGCCGTGACGGCCCGGCGGGTCGCGCCGGGCCGGGAGAGGCGCGACAACGACAAGATGGGCTACGACCGCACCGGCGGACGGGTGGAGAAGCAGGTCTCGCGGCGGGTGCGGGACGCCGCCCGCAGGCTGGAGACGCTGGAACGCGCGCGGGTCCCCGAGCCGCCGGAGCCGCTGCGGTTCCGTCCGGCCGCACTCGCCTCCGCGGCCTCCGAGGGCACGGTGATCTCCCTGCGGGACGTCCGGGTGCCCGGACGGCTCGCGCTCGACCGCCTCGACGTCACGGCGGCCGAGCGGTTGCTGGTCACGGGGGTGAACGGCGCCGGGAAGTCGACGCTCCTGGCCGTGCTGGCCGGGCGCCTGGAGGCGTCCGGCGAGGTGCGGCGGCGCCCCGGGCTGAGGGTCGGCCTGCTCACCCAGGACACCGTGTTCGACCGGCCCGGCCGCACCGTAAGGGACACCTACGAGCGGGCGCTCGGCGCCGAGCGCGCCGCGTCCGTCCCGCTGGACTCCCTCGGCCTGCTCGGCGACCGGGACCTGGACCGGCGGGTCGGGGAGCTGTCGGCCGGCCAGCGCCGCCGCCTCGCCCTGGCGCTGCTCGTGGCGGACCCGCCCGAGCTGCTGCTGCTCGACGAGCCCACCAACCACCTGTCGCCCCGGCTCTCCGACGAGCTGGAGGACGCCCTGGGCACGGCGCCCGGCGCCGTCGTGGTGGCCGCCCACGACCGGTGGCTGCGGTCCCGGTGGCCGGGGCGCGAGATCCGCCTCGATCCGGGGACGCGGAGGTGA